Genomic segment of Eupeodes corollae chromosome 2, idEupCoro1.1, whole genome shotgun sequence:
TCTAGCTATTATTTCGTTGAACttgtttatatctttttttatttctacgaGTAGTTTGCTAGTTTTTCTTAATACTTTTAGTTCAGTTTTTTCTTGGTCAAGTAATTTTTGCTTGGTCCGTAGAGTATCTCTTCATGAGATTAAGTTCTTGTATTGTTGGATAATTTATCTTTTGATGTTTTGGTGTCCATTATTGATAGTTTTGCAgagatttttatgattttttctaaTTCGTTATATTTGAGGTTGATAATTGATTTATCTTTGCTGTCAATGTTTGGTTATAATCTACTATTTTTTGGTCGGGTATAATTTTTGGGATGAAATGGACTTGTCGGTTTCTTTTCAGTGTCTGTTCTTACTAATCTGTGGTCACTGTCGAACTTTGTTGAGCAAGGATATGTCTTTGACTGTCTCAATTTTGTTTCTCAGAATCaggtcttttaattttttattttaccattcGGTGATATCCACGTCCATTTTCTATCgttctttttcttgaaaaacgagttaccaaatttcaaattcatctCTTCGATCCATCGTATTACCCTTTCTCCTCTTTCGTTTCTTTCTCCATGTCCGTAgggtctttttcttttcttcttcgttttgtCTCTTTCCAAGCTTAGCGTTAAAGTCTCCAATCACATACATTACTTCTGATttgttatttgtatatatttcctCTAAGTTGTTGCAGAACCTTAGCATCTCTTCGTCATCAGCTTTTTCTGTTGGTGCATATACTTGAATTATTGTCATTTTcgtgttttttatattcaattgtaTGCTACACATTCTTTCATAATGTAACTTGATGTCAGCTATTTTTGCTTTAAGTTCTATTTTAATAAGGAATCCAACAGAGGCCTTTTGTTTCTCCTACGTAGTAAAAGATATCACGTtcatcatttattattttttgtcctAGTAATCTTGTTTCTGATAGTCCTATAATGTCCCATTTAATTTTCTCCAGCGCTTGTCTCAATTCTTCCTGTTTTTCATCTGAGGAAAGTGTCTTGACATTGAAAGTACAGATCCTTAGAGTAGATATCttgatttaacaaataaataattttgaagttaaagactttattttattttcgaggtatcaagaatcgaacataaatttttaccaattctgtgtagtgtttttgtagatttaaattttatagaaaaatgttttttggataaaatttaactgaatgttaaaaacagtattttttgtcaaaagaaattagtttgaagccaatgtacacagataaaataagtataaataagTATTATTATTGAACAAGTATTTTGAACATCacaatcacatttttttaaaatttggtagaaaGGTAAAGGTGGAAACACAAAcgtattttgatttattactaatactttttttcaaaaaaaactaaaattaagctGCTGTACGAAAACATTTTGAACtaagtacatatatacatattttccaagatatttgagtgaaaaataaatgttcagcaaatttaagttatgttttttcttattttttgtacaaaaagttgctttaatttttctcaaaattttaccaaatgtcaaaaacgttggatacaattattttgaaggaagtatcctttttttgtaagatatttgagccgacaTAGCTGTaagcgttattggtttgtgCGACATTTTGGATCAtccaaaatttttacttttataaaaaattgctacattaaaaacaaataaccaatacatgtttttaaaagtcatttCTTTCTGTGTTATAAgcggtaaaacaaaatttatttgaagccttattttaacattttaaatatattgtttctaacttttcgtaaattttttagaaaaattcaaaccacaactttaaaaaaaagatgaaaacctataaaaaaaaattaataagaaatgtCTTTCGGCGCAAGTTATAgaggacaaaaaaaaattttagaaagttattgacttcaaatttcatatctcacacaaaatattggcattaatatttttttttaagttttaaaaaaattgacaggcTGAATGGGAATTTATCAGCGCTTTTTCCATcccagaattttaaaattttgacatttcaagatgTTTCAAGTTCaatagagtctaaataaaaaattttaagaaagatgtctgtgcgtgcgttttatacgtacattcgtacgtttGGAACGCTTTTTTTTCGTCACCCATAGCTCTaaaacaagaagagatatcgacttcaaataaattttgttatacagataataatccagaaagggatctcaaaaaattgagcagtttaaaaaaaggtgaacctTTTGGTTAACCTTGAATATCTCATAAACCAATGACGGtagagacatgaattaaatttaatgttatgtattgcaacgcgataccaaacaaatatattttttgaataaactacaattaacggttttttttttataaataagaaaactgaaattaaatatttgtcaactcgaaaaatttttaacaaaaactaattttatctccaaacaattttgttcaacgaaaaataaagtttttaacattgggtaaaattttgagagaaatcgaattgacagttttttttacaaaaaaaaaaactaaaaacctaaaaaaacttaacaacggtatcttttcaaaaatttgagattatgtcttccaacttattaatttaattttttagaataattcaaacgacaacttttttaacaaaacacgaaaacctacaaatttttaagcaagacaaatcgacagacctTATGTTAAGTTATTAGCGtgtgtcgcatcccaacctcttttttttgtataatatttgtaCCTACCTTGAACCTTAAGAACCCCTAGGATTCGTATAAAGCTTCACTATTGCTTCTATTCGTTTATGTACATTCATACAGTTTTAATGGGTGATACATTTAAGAACTATatatggcctagtgacttacagctctcaaccttTTCTTTGTGCAAGTCATTTGAGGGATGGAGGGGATCTCAAGTTTGTATGCCTATTCCGGCATAACTTTTTGTggcaagaattgctcttggaggatttgccaATTCTCACAAGAGGCAGAACTCCTGAAAAATTTTGGTGGGTAAGCAGGGATTATAAAAAACAAGACCTTTAGCATGACAGTCATAAGTGATaactaaatgtaaaataaaaatctgctACTAATTTTGGTCAAAAGTTTAGCAGATATTCCGTGTAATTAAGAATCTTCATATTCTTTTGGAGACCAATATTATATAgcgtgatttttaaaaagctataggaaagttaaaaaaagacataaaatttagaaaaatgcatgtaatctttatttgaatcgaaagtacggtccatataattttatgtttgaagattatttcatgcaaatgttgaccttgactcacgaataaatgctgcCTTCCAATGTgacaattgaagcgggcttgtctgcaTAAACATGAGTTTTAACATAGCGTTACATAAAATAATCTAAAGGCGTTTAATGGCGCGATCTATGCGGCCAATTGGctggtcccgaacgtgaaataaaatgttcaccgaactcgcctctcgaATAAGTCCATTGTGTGTTGAAACAACATGTCAtacaagtcaagctcttgcattttgggcaaagaagagttggatatcatctcacggtagcgctcaccattcacagttacattACCtctcgcatcatctttgaaaaagtacggtccaatgatgccaccagcccataaaccgcatcaaactgtgactttttgtggatccATTGGTAGCTCTTTTAACGCTTCTGACTGATATTcattccaaaatcgacaattctgatTATTTACgcacccattgagccaaaaatgagcttcgtcgctccCTGCAAGAAGTGCgggatgaactttcttaacagcagagcacgcattttgataataaaattcaataatttgaaagcgttcttcgtttgtaagacgattcatggttaaattatagaccaaactgaataTGTTTAACAATGAACCAAAACACGAAACGTATGTAaactgtttaaaccagtgttgccaaaaagataatagctaaaaaatcattctttacAAAGAGTATATCAAAAACACAAGACCGCAAGGGTTGTTGAAGAGAAACACTGTTAAAGATggcaaatatataaatttaataattattaatttatattaacatTTTCCGTTCTGAGAATAGTATTTTTATCTGTTATCGAATTCGACATCCAGAGCTCCAGTTTAATTTCCAATAagcaaataacattttttgtgtGATATGTTAACTGTAATACCAACGTTTATAAATACAATGGAAGAGCTTTTCAAACTTCGGGCTACCCTAAAAAATGAAACGTAAATACAActgaaaaattgtaatttgataaaaaataaaaattatactaataacgtttaaataattttaattattttatgtttatttatagaTTATTTTGCCTATAATtcgttcttatttaaaaaacaactttgttGCCGGATGTGTGTGATCGagattaaaaatttcataaaagtcTTCTTTAACGCGCCATAAGcttccaaaaaaagaaacaacttccATAACAGCtcgcttttttttatttctggttAACCTAGCAACAAACTTTTTTCTATAAAGATAGATAAATTTCTAAGAACTAATCTTGCAACGCCCCAAATCAATTATTGATTCTCAGCTAAACTAAACCAGATTTGTATTCTAGAAGTTcacaatttcacaaaaaataacctttatcttaaaaacaaaaatacaacaacaaacaattaaattacCATAACTCCATAAAATCAAAACTAGGAagtaattttcttcttttttttctaaaaaaaaacaataatttttatttcaccttGACATTTCATTCAAATCAAAGTAAAGCAtacaaaagcttaaaattaGTCATCTCGGAATATTTTATTCGTGTTTGTccataatttaagaatttttccaTCTCAGtctttcggttttttttttaacttcttatagGAGTTAATCGGAATTGGAATAGAAACTCGCAAGCAAACCTATCTTCTCACTAGTAATTCGAATAGAAGGTTACTCTGGGTCTTTCATTGATTACCCCGATAGGCTCAGGTTGGGGCTTGTAAGTTCTTTCGACTCGTTTTCCATTACTGGTTGTACCAACTAGAGATATACTCTCGAAGGGTCTAGCCTTGGGTGATACTTCGTTTAGCTGAATATCTTCAAACGATACCTGAGGACGGACATATACGTAGGATTCAATGGGTTTGTTTACATCAACATAACCTCCAGTATTAACAATGTTAGCAGGTGTCTCTTTCCAAGGGGCAATCGTTGTAGTTGTTGTAGTTGTGGTAAATGTTGTGGGAACATAAAGTGGTCTGTAGGTCGTTGGCTTGATATCAGCTACTTCTTCCTTATCTGAGCCTGAGGGCAGGTATTCGACATCTGGTTTGCTATCTTCTGTGGAACTTGAGGAACTTGATGTGGTATAACCCTCTGTTGTAAATCCAATGGAATTTATTAGTGACTCAGCATTTGATGTTGTTGAAGCATCACTGTTTCCTTCGGATGGTATTTCTGTGGTTGAGGTTTTACTATCAGTGACATATTGAGAACCTTCAGTTAAAGAAGACGCATTCTCATTGTTATTTTCGATTTCCTCATAAGTTGATTctgttgtggttgttgttgtggtGGTTGAAGTTTTGATGTCGGTAGAAAGCTCAGAACCTTCACTTTCATTTGATGAGGGGTTAGTCTCAGGTTCAGTTTCCTCAAAAGGTaattctgttgttgttgttgaagtcTTGCTTTCGGTGAATGGTTCGATTTCTTCGAAAGGCAATgcagttgttgttgatgttgatgtagTTTCTTCTTCCGTATAGTTGTTAACTTCTTCTGAAGGCTCCTcggttgttgttgtggttgttgttgttgatgagtCTTTTTCTACTTCATCAACTGGACTCTCACTTGAACTCGATGACGGTTTCTCACCGAAAATGTCGATAACTTCTGCAGGTAACTTTGTGGTGGTTGATGTTGTTACATCTTCCTTGTCAAGGTCaccagatggctcaaaaactgTTGTCACTTCGATTACTGGTCGTTGTGATGCTTTCGGTCTTCTTGTTCCGAATTGCTTATTAACAACTATACTAGGGAACCATTTTGAGATTATACCCCCAAATCCAAAGTTGAAACCTTGTTGACGTACTACTGGTTGTCTTTCTAAGAAAGAAatgtaaataaacaattaaaatataacttatttaaaaattattaaattcaacaATTCTTAcggatttgaacatttttttgtagattaaatAGAAATGGACTTGCTTCGGTCCATAAAATACAACCGGcgcttaaacaacaaaatacaaataaaagctTCATCTTTGCGGAAGCAAACTCACTAGCGAACGAATAAACCAGAAGTGGCCACAAACGCAgacttttatagatttttacCAATCAAGCTTTCCGGTTGAAAATGATTagtgaattattttttgaataacattttggttttcttCATTGAGACCATGAATATACAGTGGGATAGTTCAgtgtgtattttaaataaaaaaatgtttgaaaatgggATATAATAGTCTCAAACAATGGGAGGAGTGGCGCAGTAATACTTTATGatgaattgttattattttgattttgcacCTCTTTATTTTTGCAGAGAGGTGCTTCAAAGCCTTAGAGATCGTCACTTAACAGCGTTTGAACTGTCTTGCAGACTTTAATCAGTGAGAATGATTACTTTGAATGCTAAAATGGTGGTTCGGCGTTTAATAAAGAGTGATATGATCGTATACCAAGACTGGCGATACAGAACGAGCGAATGGAATTTACACGCCTTCACCAAGATTGAACCGTGGCAGACTATGGTATAGTTCTATTCACTGTTAAGTCCAGGTTTTGTCTACGCTTGCCAGATGGACGTAAAATGTTGTAGAAAAGATCAGGTGGGAGATACCATTCGACCACAGTTTCCCAGCGGGAAAAATTCTGGGAGGTATCTTCGTGTAACAATAATTGGGCTGTGCATAGTGGAATGATCAATGAAATACAATTATAACATCACCAACATTTTGAACTATTTAATGGTATACAAATTTCTTGCTGATTCTAGACAACGCGAGACCTCACGTTGCCAGGTGCATTACAGACTGTTTGAAAGAAGTATAAATCGATGTGATAGCTTGGCTTGCCATGACCCTGAACATGAATAACATCGAAAATATTTCGGATCTGCtggaaaaaatgaaaagaaagctAACTGCTCTTGACGAGACTCTAAGTGGGCTGAGATCTGGTCAGATTGAGGAGTGGGGTAATTCGGATGACACGATCGTAAAAAACCTTATTCAAGGTATGCCGAGGCAAATTAACGCTGGGACAGATGGGAGACAATACCCACTACTCAGtgaacaaaaactaatttattttatggtttatttaaaatgtgttcccatttgtttatttggtatataaattaataaataatttttaagaaaaacaacggtttttacatatttgaaattattgcgAAGTTTCAAGGAGCGCTACTTTTTTGTAACTCAGTGTATATTATACATTTACAAAATACTGACAGTTTCTCAGTATATGGAGGTCTATTAAAAGTCTGTATATTAAAGGTAAGTACCATATTTTGCTTTCGAAAACACTTctaacttttttcaaagcttGAAGTAGAACcttgaaaaaaagattatatGATACGAAGTTGGACTAACCCGTTTTTGTCATTAAAATACCACCACCATATCTTACTTTATACTTCTTTGATGtcgttgaaaacaaaaatttgaacgTATCTCAGGAGAAGCGGTGTTAActtatgaaaacataaaatcaaaaccTTCAGGTCTgagtttttttctaatttttaaaaagttgtgtgCCACTGTAGCCTTGTGACATCTATTTGTTTAGTTACACGCCATTTGAACTTCGCTAAggtgtcaaatttaaaaaaataaacatttttgttatacgAATTTGTcaccaaataataaattaaatgaatttgtaTTTGGTATTTAAATTATGTGGTATTTTTATCTGTATCGTAACTGATTTCTATGGGAAATTGAGATCGAATTCCACTAACTTAAAGATAGaggttgacaaaaaaaagttttgtgttgTCTTGCAGTTTGTAAAAAgcatttacaatatttaaaccTTTTCTTGATTCAGTGTTTGCAAACTTATTTCACGGATTTACATGGTTTTcgtaaaaggaaaataaaagtgattttcaatgtagatttgtaaaaaaatcatattatatAAGATATGTGATAAGccatttgtttgtaatttttaactatttaaagTCTTCTCTTATTCTAAGTATAGAATCAATCAGTACTCGAGCCAATGTAGTCCAAGATTCTATCCAAAGTTTACCATTTATTGTGTAGAATTTAACGTTAATAATAAATCCAAGGAAACTCCTTCCAACCCTTTTTCCTTAggctttatttaacttaaaaacaaattacagtAGAGGCTGgagtgcgacccacactgataacttcccaccccacttcttgatttgtcttgcttgaaactttaacaaaatatttataacaatattttgtgtgcaataattaatttaaatcaaaatctgTCTCGTTATACTTGAGTCAAAACCCATTCCTTATtagatttttgttcttttcgtaggttttcgtgtttgattaaaaaggttgtcacttgaatttttactaaacattatctacaatattttgcatatgacaaaatagttgattttaaaatctatttttgataacgagatttttagtcgaaaaccaataccaatgtaacattttttgaaaatttgcatttttatataaacaaatacagattaaatttttcacagaatgaaattattttgaagtcaatacttctgtttattcacgagatatcgagaatcaaaTAACTAGTTTTACCAATTtggtgtactattttttgtagattttaatatttatgaaacaTAAATATTTCACTGCATgtcgaaaagaatatttttctttgatatgaaattagtttgaagcccatcttttaaatttttaaaaatatatttgagtcaaaaaacatttagtaatttattaattttaaggtttttatttttgggaagtAAACTATCAATTCCATTTTGCTCAAAATGtatctaaatgttgaaaaccagATTTTGTATCagatgaaatttgtttaaactcaataaatttaatttttgaaaagatattcgagtcaaaaatcaatttttaccaagttttcgtAATGT
This window contains:
- the LOC129946899 gene encoding uncharacterized protein LOC129946899 yields the protein MKLLFVFCCLSAGCILWTEASPFLFNLQKNVQIQRQPVVRQQGFNFGFGGIISKWFPSIVVNKQFGTRRPKASQRPVIEVTTVFEPSGDLDKEDVTTSTTTKLPAEVIDIFGEKPSSSSSESPVDEVEKDSSTTTTTTTTEEPSEEVNNYTEEETTSTSTTTALPFEEIEPFTESKTSTTTTELPFEETEPETNPSSNESEGSELSTDIKTSTTTTTTTTESTYEEIENNNENASSLTEGSQYVTDSKTSTTEIPSEGNSDASTTSNAESLINSIGFTTEGYTTSSSSSSTEDSKPDVEYLPSGSDKEEVADIKPTTYRPLYVPTTFTTTTTTTTIAPWKETPANIVNTGGYVDVNKPIESYVYVRPQVSFEDIQLNEVSPKARPFESISLVGTTSNGKRVERTYKPQPEPIGVINERPRVTFYSNY